A region from the Corylus avellana chromosome ca7, CavTom2PMs-1.0 genome encodes:
- the LOC132187349 gene encoding large ribosomal subunit protein uL10, with protein sequence MGKLSKADKKIAYDGKLCQLLDEYTQILVVAADNVGSTQLQNIRKGLRGDSVVLMGKNTMMKRSVRIHSEKTGNTAFLSLIPLLVGNVGLIFTKGDLKEVSEEVAKYKVGAPARVGLVAPIDVVVPPGNTGLDPSQTSFFQVLNIPTKINKGTVEIITPVELIKKGDKVGSSEAALLAKLGIRPFSYGLVVLSVYDNGSVFSPEVLDLTEDDLIEKFATGVALATALSLAISYPTLAAAPHMFINAYKNVLAVAVATEYSFPQAEKTKEFLKDPSKFAVAFAAVAAPDSGAAPAAAAAKEEEKKDEPAEESDDDMGFSLFD encoded by the exons ATGGGAAAACTCTCGAAGGCCGACAAGAAGATCGCGTACGATGGCAAGCTATGCCAGCTGTTGGACGAGTACACCCAAATCCTGGTGGTGGCGGCCGACAACGTCGGATCCACCCAGCTCCAGAACATTCGCAAGGGTCTGCGTGGCGACTCCGTGGTGCTTATGGGCAAGAACACCATGATGAAGCGTTCCGTCAGGATCCATTCTGAGAAGACCGGCAACACCGCCTTCCTCAGCCTCATTCCCCTTCTTGTG GGCAACGTGGGGTTGATTTTCACCAAGGGTGATTTGAAGGAGGTCAGCGAAGAGGTCGCCAAGTACAAG GTTGGAGCACCTGCTCGTGTTGGTTTGGTTGCTCCAATTGATGTTGTTGTCCCTCCTGGCAACACTGGACTCGACCCTTCTCAGACCTCTTTCTTCCAG GTTCTTAACATTCCTACCAAGATTAACAAAGGTACTGTGGAAATTATCACCCCTGTGGAGCTTATTAAGAAGGGTGACAAGGTTGGTTCCTCTGAGGCTGCCCTTCTTGCAAAGCTTGGCATCAGGCCATTCTCTTATGGTCTTGTTGTCCTATCTGTTTATGACAATGGGTCCGTCTTCAGCCCAGAGGTACTTGATCTGACTGAGGATGACCTTATTGAGAAGTTTGCCACTGGTGTTGCCTTGGCTACTGCGTTGTCACTGGCCATCTCTTACCCAACCCTAGCAGCTGCACCACATATGTTCATCAATGCCTACAAGAATGTTCTAGCAGTTGCCGTTGCCACGGAGTATTCCTTCCCCCAGGCAGAGAAAACCAAGGAGTTCCTAAAG GATCCTAGCAAGTTTGCTGTTGCTTTTGCCGCTGTTGCAGCACCAGATTCTGGTGCGGCCCCTGCAGCTGCTGCCGCCaaggaggaagagaagaaggaCGAGCCGGCTGAGGAGTCCGATGATGACATGGGTTTTAGTTTGTTCGATTAG